One window of Methanogenium organophilum genomic DNA carries:
- a CDS encoding 30S ribosomal protein S13 translates to MEEQEINYFVRIENTDLDGTKAVLIALTGLPGIGMHTSSVISKLADVDPRATLGLLEEEPVDRIRAVVASYKDHVPTWMLNRQKDVYTGEPKQLLGQDLRMAIEDDVNRMRKIRSYRGIRHETGQKVRGQRTKSTGRTGTTVGVRRKKV, encoded by the coding sequence ATGGAAGAACAAGAGATCAACTACTTCGTCAGGATTGAGAACACTGACCTTGACGGTACTAAAGCGGTTCTGATTGCATTAACCGGACTTCCGGGTATCGGTATGCATACATCATCTGTGATTTCAAAACTTGCAGATGTTGACCCGCGGGCAACACTGGGTCTTCTCGAAGAAGAACCGGTGGACCGTATTCGCGCAGTTGTCGCGAGCTACAAGGATCATGTGCCAACCTGGATGCTTAACAGGCAGAAAGATGTCTATACCGGAGAGCCAAAACAGCTTCTCGGTCAGGACTTAAGAATGGCAATAGAGGACGATGTTAACCGGATGCGTAAGATTCGCAGTTACCGGGGTATTCGTCACGAAACCGGCCAGAAAGTGCGTGGACAGCGCACGAAATCGACAGGTCGTACTGGCACCACCGTTGGTGTGAGAAGGAAGAAGGTCTGA
- a CDS encoding deoxyhypusine synthase, with protein sequence MKPITPVLPVREVDRLLAGMGHGGFQGGRLGESLNVWKKMIEDPDCTIFLGLSGAMIPAGMQACLTELVRRGYVDVIVSTGANVFHDMCEHQGVRHYRGHHHVDDSELFEKGIDRIYDVFAYEGEFRGVDRLIAEYAASLSPYSGSSRDFIEKMADYLQGEWPSGTSLVSACKNAGVPIFIPALSDSSIGIALVMARRDGADITIDQLRDADEITQIVEQSKKTGVIYVGGGVPKNFIQQTQVIASIHEKDCGGHAYAIQYTTDAPHWGGLSGCTFEEAVSWGKESVDSTHVQVFCDATIALPIIVSGLNSLNLERKAERVSFQYHNY encoded by the coding sequence ATGAAACCGATCACCCCTGTACTCCCTGTGCGCGAAGTTGACAGGCTGCTTGCGGGCATGGGACATGGTGGATTTCAGGGAGGACGACTGGGAGAATCCCTGAATGTTTGGAAAAAAATGATTGAGGATCCGGATTGCACGATTTTTCTGGGGTTGTCCGGTGCAATGATACCTGCGGGGATGCAGGCATGTCTGACTGAACTTGTTCGGCGCGGGTATGTGGATGTAATTGTCTCAACCGGTGCGAATGTTTTTCATGATATGTGCGAACATCAGGGTGTACGTCATTATCGCGGGCATCATCATGTGGATGATTCTGAATTATTTGAGAAAGGGATCGACAGAATATATGATGTTTTTGCGTATGAGGGTGAATTTCGGGGTGTTGACCGGTTAATCGCAGAATATGCCGCTTCTCTTTCTCCCTATTCCGGTTCGTCGCGTGACTTCATTGAAAAGATGGCAGACTATTTGCAGGGCGAGTGGCCTTCGGGAACATCTCTGGTGTCTGCATGTAAAAATGCAGGCGTTCCAATATTTATTCCTGCATTGTCGGACTCTTCCATAGGAATTGCTCTTGTAATGGCGCGGCGGGATGGTGCTGATATAACGATAGATCAGTTACGGGATGCTGATGAGATCACACAGATTGTGGAACAGTCGAAAAAAACCGGTGTTATATATGTTGGTGGTGGTGTGCCAAAGAATTTTATTCAGCAGACACAGGTCATTGCTTCTATTCATGAGAAAGACTGTGGGGGGCATGCATACGCTATCCAATATACTACTGATGCACCTCACTGGGGTGGTCTTTCCGGGTGCACGTTTGAAGAGGCTGTAAGCTGGGGAAAAGAATCGGTTGATTCTACACATGTACAGGTGTTTTGTGATGCGACAATTGCGCTTCCAATTATCGTTTCCGGACTTAATTCTTTGAATCTGGAAAGAAAGGCGGAGCGCGTGTCATTTCAATACCACAACTATTAA
- a CDS encoding CBS domain-containing protein — protein sequence MSQEIFVKDVMSKSITVAKSAPITEALDKMLADGVDPLIVTNNGSVMGTISRAAIAETLGSKKTSTLPPTKIRVANTTDENFTSVYGDEEADILIPLLQEYKVVVVLDSEHKLIGKVDATDLLKAMVPDTTTENLIQKAPVIGQDERVIHLRRRMLDENVTKFVVMDDGAIAGIVTETDVARAMRDFRTHVDGKHQDNQIKNLFVGDIMTAPALSLDESAAVSEFVEMIVNKGISSVPVTKDGKLSGIISKDSMLIAL from the coding sequence ATGAGTCAGGAAATATTTGTCAAAGATGTGATGTCCAAGTCAATTACCGTTGCAAAATCTGCTCCAATAACAGAAGCGCTTGACAAAATGCTTGCAGATGGTGTAGATCCTCTGATCGTTACGAATAATGGATCAGTGATGGGAACGATTTCCCGTGCAGCTATTGCAGAAACACTTGGCAGCAAAAAAACATCCACTCTGCCACCTACAAAGATTCGCGTGGCAAACACAACTGATGAGAATTTCACATCAGTCTATGGCGATGAAGAGGCAGATATACTAATTCCGCTTCTCCAGGAATATAAAGTAGTAGTTGTGCTTGACAGCGAGCACAAACTCATTGGAAAGGTGGATGCAACCGACCTCCTTAAGGCGATGGTGCCGGATACTACAACTGAGAATCTGATACAAAAAGCGCCTGTAATTGGTCAGGACGAGCGGGTCATCCATCTTCGCAGGCGCATGCTTGATGAGAACGTGACGAAATTTGTCGTTATGGATGATGGTGCGATTGCCGGAATTGTCACAGAAACCGATGTGGCACGGGCGATGCGTGATTTCAGAACCCATGTTGATGGGAAACATCAGGACAATCAGATAAAAAATCTCTTTGTCGGCGACATTATGACTGCACCGGCTCTTTCCCTTGATGAAAGTGCTGCGGTTTCCGAGTTTGTTGAAATGATTGTAAACAAGGGAATTAGTTCAGTTCCGGTTACTAAAGACGGAAAACTCAGTGGAATTATCTCCAAGGATTCAATGCTTATTGCATTATAA
- a CDS encoding CBS domain-containing protein, producing MNGRPVEFSTNKPEHPSEILAIGTSDVYSVPQTMQIYRAVVAMCSKGFRRLPVTDAGTGRLRGLITASDVVDLMGGGSKFNLVTVKHQGQILSAINEPVKEIMSTDLETVHPSDELPDVVDRIVMTKTGGLPIVDNNDLLMGIITERDVLQVLTSYKSKSLVEDVMTTSLRVISPDETIQGAGREMTRRNFRRLPVVSNDVLFGIVTAMDIMKYVGDGTIFENITTGSTDDVLGISVRSLMKGDLLTTSPLENVGDAARFMLSKGVGALPVIEDSRLVGIITEYDLVRALQNEL from the coding sequence ATGAATGGACGGCCTGTAGAATTTTCCACGAATAAACCGGAACACCCGTCTGAAATTCTGGCTATAGGAACGAGCGATGTGTATTCCGTCCCCCAGACAATGCAGATCTATCGGGCAGTTGTTGCCATGTGTTCGAAAGGGTTTCGCAGATTGCCGGTGACTGATGCCGGTACGGGAAGGCTGCGTGGTCTTATTACGGCAAGTGATGTTGTGGATCTGATGGGTGGCGGCTCAAAATTTAACCTTGTAACCGTAAAGCACCAGGGACAGATACTTTCTGCCATCAATGAACCCGTAAAAGAAATAATGTCCACAGATCTTGAAACTGTTCATCCCTCTGATGAGCTTCCGGACGTTGTTGACAGAATTGTTATGACAAAAACCGGCGGGCTTCCTATTGTCGACAATAATGACCTGTTGATGGGAATAATTACTGAGCGCGATGTGCTGCAGGTGCTCACTTCATACAAGAGTAAAAGTCTTGTTGAGGATGTAATGACCACGTCGCTTCGTGTCATTAGTCCCGATGAAACCATTCAGGGGGCCGGAAGGGAGATGACGCGAAGGAATTTCAGGCGGCTGCCGGTAGTAAGCAATGATGTGCTCTTTGGCATTGTGACGGCAATGGACATCATGAAGTATGTCGGGGACGGGACCATCTTTGAAAATATCACCACGGGTTCAACAGATGATGTTCTTGGCATTTCGGTACGGTCTCTGATGAAAGGAGATCTACTGACAACATCTCCGCTGGAAAATGTCGGTGATGCGGCACGCTTTATGCTTTCAAAGGGTGTAGGCGCTCTGCCTGTTATCGAGGATTCGCGACTGGTTGGTATTATTACCGAGTATGATCTGGTGCGTGCCCTTCAGAATGAGCTATAA
- a CDS encoding CBS domain-containing protein, with protein MMVALDLIREIPVLYPDDLVTKARKYLREDSFREMFIRDRNGRLVGYIDISDVILVNDTKSNLEIQTFLRDAPFVYSEDSVENALAQIKNAQTDSVAVCSHSGELLGAVQLSALFPVIMSRQNPTGLVSEYMIEPVVTCNRDDPLHAVYSVITESGYDALPVEEGNCILGMISRTDLIMHGHIRRSIEAKHKTPVEYVMVTPAIITFRNDSIGDAARAMIQHDVSRLPVIESDGKIVGIVSRQDILNALELPGVVHAQKYEEYETS; from the coding sequence ATGATGGTCGCACTCGACCTGATACGAGAAATTCCAGTGTTGTATCCGGATGATCTGGTTACAAAGGCAAGAAAATATCTTAGGGAGGATTCATTCAGAGAGATGTTTATCCGGGATAGAAATGGACGTCTGGTCGGATATATTGATATTTCGGATGTGATTCTTGTTAATGACACAAAGTCAAATCTGGAGATCCAGACATTTCTTCGTGATGCGCCTTTTGTGTATTCTGAAGATTCCGTAGAAAATGCCCTTGCACAAATAAAAAACGCGCAGACCGATAGCGTGGCAGTATGCTCGCATTCTGGAGAATTGCTGGGAGCAGTGCAGCTTTCTGCACTCTTTCCGGTTATTATGTCCCGACAAAATCCCACCGGACTGGTAAGTGAATATATGATTGAACCTGTAGTGACCTGCAATCGGGATGATCCGTTGCATGCCGTCTATTCAGTAATTACTGAAAGTGGCTATGATGCACTTCCGGTTGAAGAGGGTAATTGTATTCTCGGCATGATATCCCGGACGGATCTAATCATGCATGGGCACATACGCCGATCAATTGAAGCAAAGCATAAAACACCGGTTGAGTATGTCATGGTTACCCCTGCCATTATTACTTTCAGGAATGATTCAATAGGGGATGCAGCACGGGCAATGATACAGCATGATGTCAGTCGTCTTCCGGTGATTGAATCGGATGGGAAGATTGTCGGTATTGTATCACGCCAGGATATTCTAAATGCTCTCGAATTACCAGGAGTCGTACATGCACAGAAATATGAAGAATACGAAACCAGCTGA
- a CDS encoding CBS domain-containing protein, translated as MSDNRMNQMRFETRILLKEVIRFRPTTIDSGSTVAHAAEKMCRDEVGSCIVLKKNAPVGIVTEQDINCKVVAKNRVPGDVFVHEVMSTPLITIGLDKTIEDAANIMMKNKVRRIPVVENSRVVGIVTVRDILAVSNEMNGIMSNLIEINRYDELVDGICDECGCMSDDLVNVDGNMICPTCRGEDEPL; from the coding sequence GTGAGTGATAACAGGATGAACCAAATGCGGTTTGAAACCCGTATCCTTCTGAAAGAAGTGATCAGGTTTCGTCCCACGACAATAGACTCGGGATCAACGGTAGCACATGCCGCTGAGAAAATGTGCCGTGACGAAGTCGGCAGTTGTATTGTGCTGAAAAAAAACGCACCTGTCGGTATTGTCACAGAACAGGATATCAATTGCAAGGTTGTTGCAAAAAACAGAGTGCCGGGTGATGTGTTTGTTCATGAAGTCATGAGCACACCGCTGATCACCATTGGCCTTGATAAAACCATAGAGGATGCTGCCAACATAATGATGAAGAATAAAGTCAGGAGAATTCCCGTTGTTGAGAATTCCCGGGTTGTTGGTATCGTTACCGTACGCGATATTCTGGCAGTATCCAATGAAATGAACGGGATTATGTCCAATCTCATTGAAATAAACCGTTATGATGAGCTTGTGGATGGCATTTGCGATGAATGTGGCTGTATGTCAGACGACCTGGTGAATGTTGACGGAAATATGATCTGTCCAACCTGCCGAGGAGAGGATGAACCGTTATGA
- a CDS encoding Era-like GTP-binding protein produces the protein MNLFIRTKKRLSKFLNAFFKKRQSRIGIYGPPNAGKTTLSNRIVRDWTGDALGPVSEIPHETRRARRKEGITISNQNGNTVTIDIVDTPGVTTKIDYQEFIEYGMEKDDAVKRAREATEGVAEAMHWLREDIDGVIYMLDATLDPFTQVNIMLVGIIESRDLPVIIVANKIDLPDASASAIRKAFPQHPVIPVSGLEGNNMEELYEKMLDYFG, from the coding sequence ATGAATCTTTTTATACGAACGAAAAAAAGACTATCAAAATTTCTAAATGCATTTTTCAAGAAGCGTCAATCACGAATCGGCATATACGGACCACCAAACGCCGGAAAAACCACACTCTCAAACCGAATTGTGAGAGACTGGACAGGGGATGCGTTGGGCCCTGTCAGCGAAATCCCTCATGAAACCAGACGTGCCCGCCGCAAAGAGGGAATTACCATATCAAACCAGAATGGAAATACGGTAACAATTGATATTGTGGACACACCCGGTGTAACAACAAAAATTGATTATCAGGAATTCATTGAGTACGGGATGGAAAAAGATGACGCAGTAAAGCGTGCCCGCGAAGCTACCGAAGGGGTTGCTGAAGCAATGCACTGGCTTCGTGAGGATATTGACGGTGTCATCTATATGCTAGACGCGACACTCGACCCGTTTACCCAGGTAAATATCATGCTGGTTGGTATCATTGAAAGCAGAGATTTGCCGGTAATTATCGTCGCAAATAAAATAGATCTGCCTGATGCATCAGCATCTGCAATCCGCAAGGCGTTCCCCCAGCACCCTGTGATTCCGGTATCGGGTCTTGAAGGAAACAACATGGAAGAGCTCTATGAAAAGATGCTCGACTATTTCGGGTGA
- a CDS encoding DUF2073 domain-containing protein, whose product MIQGVQIDLISADRLDNMTTMEKIRLILDDVMEGNIVVLEKGLTPDEQSRLIEITMLEITPDGFSGIEMETYSAKDAGSSGGGLFGRLLGKKGPGTRMTVIGPANQMKTIKKDKDLISAWVSSR is encoded by the coding sequence ATGATACAGGGAGTTCAGATAGACCTGATTTCTGCAGACAGGCTCGATAATATGACAACAATGGAGAAGATTCGTCTGATTCTTGATGATGTCATGGAAGGAAATATCGTCGTTCTGGAAAAGGGACTTACCCCGGATGAACAAAGCAGACTGATAGAAATTACCATGCTTGAAATAACACCAGACGGTTTTTCAGGAATTGAAATGGAAACATATTCTGCAAAGGACGCAGGTTCTTCCGGAGGAGGACTGTTCGGAAGACTTCTGGGGAAGAAGGGTCCGGGGACACGGATGACGGTTATCGGTCCTGCCAACCAGATGAAAACCATAAAGAAGGACAAAGACCTTATAAGCGCCTGGGTATCCTCAAGGTGA
- a CDS encoding Zn-ribbon domain-containing protein produces the protein MAHKCTQCGREFQDGSNVILKGCPSCGGKKFLYIRPQDMHKDVLEEKSIKQIAEETKEQFLEITDDTKKKEPAAAPQNVEMYDRIESITVINPGSYELNLEKLAESDELVVRMGSDDRYMVDIHSMGKTMKSKTKGKNR, from the coding sequence ATGGCACATAAGTGCACACAATGTGGACGGGAGTTTCAGGACGGATCAAATGTTATCCTCAAGGGATGTCCAAGCTGTGGCGGAAAAAAATTTCTGTATATTCGCCCACAGGATATGCACAAGGATGTGCTTGAGGAAAAAAGCATAAAACAGATTGCAGAAGAGACAAAAGAGCAGTTTCTGGAGATAACAGACGATACAAAGAAGAAAGAACCTGCCGCCGCTCCACAAAATGTGGAGATGTATGACAGAATAGAAAGTATTACTGTCATTAATCCCGGCTCCTATGAACTCAATCTGGAGAAACTTGCGGAAAGCGATGAACTGGTTGTCAGGATGGGGAGCGATGACCGGTATATGGTTGACATTCACTCGATGGGGAAGACGATGAAATCGAAGACTAAAGGCAAAAATCGATAA
- a CDS encoding PKD domain-containing protein has protein sequence MLRLGIFNTIDDLSVPPAENREDASSEMIGSIILIGVLVAAFGIILMMLLSSSSEYVVPAVAIDASIIDDNTTYVLDLDAGDTLRKNEIRIIVDGRDATANFTTENGSEWELWSSGESLYLDIAGSDPPESVQIVYYDSNGGGELLWDVGTSVTVIPPTGLTPVAAFSANVTNGLVPLTVRFTDTSSNDPNAWKWSFGDGRTSSVQNPVHNYAVPGVYTVQLTAFNPDGSGTAIKTGYIHVTEGLEADFTAAPLSGDAPLTVNFTDLTTGAPTGWLWDFGDNTTSNETDPSHAYTSPGVYTVSLTVNNTAYLTTETKNGYITVTGLPLPVAWWRFDEASGSTAVDSSGNGNDGIIEGGAADRRAGACGTGLYFDGTTTWVNVPNDVTLSFNDTFTFAGWLKPEVPEYAGAPDSYRNYTQIIGKGYDDYQHRKYSNNYEVFFQVDTDALRFEENGELDPENVEGAISDVTGLPLSYDEWFHIAVVVNGGTGTVYVDGQEEGTFSVTRTPLQENTEPVSIGRQMVTKYDWANFFYKGMMDELYLYGTALSADEISSLADACSPPSGGAPVVSFTGTPVSGDVPLAVQFTSTVTGTTPFTYLWSFGDGTTSSDLNPLHTYTDAGTYDVNLTVTNAYGTDTLERTAYINATEGVSAFGQYVVNEGVFVYGQELSFAGDTVTGPGATIHITGSELNTADLNGGTSLAVSNIYVDGTISLDVGSAALGSEESPGSIYVNGDFILDNGTRDIFGDVYVNGNCYLKDPVIHGTIYVDGDLELGWTPVLKDGTVLYTGSFTYPDGIGKTILKHCEKVESVPGFTIPAVTMPPVKSDEWYSSRGYVTSGALASNLKIAADSYTSNSWVDPAYDVIIVAKDGDIVLTGLGGSGVTGVLFAPNGKVEFNGGFFEGLVIARDGFLVTSGGTTVTFKNMDQYISNPADYPF, from the coding sequence ATGCTAAGGCTTGGTATTTTCAATACAATAGACGATCTGTCTGTTCCTCCGGCAGAAAATCGTGAGGACGCTTCATCCGAGATGATCGGATCGATCATTCTCATTGGCGTCTTAGTCGCTGCGTTTGGAATTATTTTGATGATGCTTTTATCTTCCTCATCTGAGTATGTGGTGCCTGCTGTTGCGATTGATGCCAGTATCATTGATGACAATACTACGTATGTCCTTGATCTTGATGCAGGGGATACGCTGCGGAAGAATGAGATACGCATAATTGTCGATGGAAGAGATGCCACAGCTAATTTTACCACGGAAAATGGTTCCGAATGGGAACTGTGGAGTTCGGGTGAGTCGCTGTATCTTGATATTGCAGGAAGTGATCCGCCGGAGTCGGTCCAGATTGTCTATTACGATTCTAACGGAGGAGGGGAGCTTCTCTGGGATGTGGGAACAAGTGTGACGGTGATTCCCCCGACCGGCCTGACACCGGTGGCGGCATTCTCTGCGAACGTAACCAATGGCCTCGTGCCTCTGACGGTTCGGTTCACGGACACATCGTCCAATGATCCCAACGCGTGGAAGTGGAGTTTCGGAGACGGGCGGACGTCATCGGTACAGAATCCGGTGCATAACTATGCGGTGCCCGGCGTGTACACGGTTCAGCTAACAGCGTTCAACCCGGACGGTTCGGGTACGGCAATTAAAACAGGATATATCCATGTAACCGAAGGGCTTGAAGCTGATTTTACTGCCGCGCCACTTTCCGGCGATGCGCCTCTGACGGTGAATTTCACCGATCTCACGACCGGTGCGCCTACAGGCTGGCTCTGGGATTTTGGCGATAATACCACCTCTAATGAAACAGACCCATCGCATGCATATACCAGTCCCGGCGTATACACTGTCTCGCTTACGGTAAATAACACGGCATACTTGACGACGGAAACAAAGAATGGCTATATCACGGTGACGGGCCTGCCCCTGCCTGTTGCGTGGTGGCGGTTTGATGAAGCGTCCGGAAGCACTGCGGTTGATTCATCAGGTAATGGCAATGACGGGATCATCGAGGGCGGTGCGGCGGATCGCCGGGCAGGTGCCTGCGGTACTGGTTTGTACTTCGATGGTACGACCACCTGGGTGAACGTCCCCAATGATGTGACCCTCAGTTTTAATGATACGTTTACCTTTGCCGGGTGGCTGAAACCGGAAGTGCCGGAATATGCTGGTGCCCCGGATTCCTATCGGAACTATACCCAGATCATCGGCAAAGGCTACGATGATTACCAGCATAGGAAATATTCGAATAATTATGAAGTATTTTTCCAGGTTGATACTGACGCTCTTCGGTTCGAGGAAAACGGTGAACTTGACCCTGAGAATGTAGAGGGGGCCATATCGGATGTCACTGGCCTGCCACTTTCCTATGACGAGTGGTTCCATATTGCGGTCGTGGTTAATGGCGGAACGGGAACTGTATATGTCGACGGTCAGGAAGAGGGTACCTTCAGCGTCACGCGGACACCACTTCAGGAAAACACGGAACCAGTCAGTATTGGCAGGCAGATGGTTACGAAATATGACTGGGCCAATTTCTTCTACAAAGGAATGATGGATGAGTTGTATCTCTATGGAACGGCGCTCTCGGCAGATGAGATATCTTCTCTTGCAGATGCATGCTCACCACCCTCCGGGGGTGCACCTGTGGTATCATTCACTGGGACGCCGGTGTCAGGCGACGTCCCGCTTGCTGTGCAGTTCACTTCAACCGTGACGGGGACCACACCCTTCACGTATCTCTGGAGCTTTGGTGACGGTACAACGTCCTCGGACCTGAATCCCCTGCACACCTATACTGATGCCGGGACGTATGATGTGAACCTCACGGTGACGAATGCGTATGGTACGGATACTCTTGAGCGTACGGCATACATTAATGCAACTGAGGGCGTGAGCGCATTTGGGCAGTATGTTGTGAATGAGGGTGTCTTTGTATACGGGCAGGAACTCTCCTTTGCCGGAGACACCGTCACCGGACCGGGAGCAACGATTCATATCACCGGTAGTGAACTGAATACGGCTGACCTCAATGGTGGAACCTCTCTTGCTGTTTCAAATATATATGTGGATGGAACAATCTCACTGGATGTAGGGAGTGCAGCATTAGGATCTGAGGAATCTCCGGGTTCTATTTATGTGAATGGGGACTTTATTCTGGATAACGGAACGAGAGATATTTTTGGAGATGTCTATGTCAATGGCAACTGTTACCTGAAAGATCCAGTAATTCATGGGACGATATATGTCGATGGGGATTTGGAACTGGGCTGGACGCCTGTTCTGAAAGATGGTACTGTCCTTTATACTGGTTCATTTACCTATCCTGATGGAATTGGGAAGACTATACTCAAACACTGTGAGAAGGTTGAATCAGTACCAGGCTTTACCATACCCGCGGTGACCATGCCTCCGGTGAAAAGCGATGAATGGTATTCATCCCGGGGATATGTGACCAGTGGTGCACTTGCAAGTAATCTCAAAATTGCGGCAGACAGCTATACATCAAACAGTTGGGTTGATCCTGCATACGACGTGATCATCGTTGCAAAAGATGGTGATATTGTGTTGACCGGCTTGGGTGGGAGCGGTGTTACCGGCGTTCTCTTTGCACCAAACGGGAAGGTGGAGTTCAATGGTGGATTCTTTGAAGGACTGGTTATCGCACGGGACGGTTTCCTGGTAACGAGCGGCGGGACGACCGTCACCTTCAAAAATATGGACCAGTATATCAGCAATCCAGCTGATTATCCATTCTGA
- a CDS encoding type IV pilin N-terminal domain-containing protein: protein MSWHKVNQMNDDGVSEIIAGVLLIGLTVVGVTLVGLLLFSQPVAEEVPVVDVIVSNNGTTIYFQNVGGDSLGQEDFTIYIDGNAVAASELDILSPGEWPWSVGEIIEYTAADSVTPLAEHVRITYPENQGTLLRPSYVDDVRTSSQLADITSTPLPTLSPGGVPATPSPAEAGEYVAESVLSDSQIIAAFSTLEKTGTIQDRYLNFTIDSENSTMNIPADQSVGSLANGKRISIRTGEEKNGNRMCITGVGNTFFGLRFETVFVRIDDYDVNSGSEVEIKSAWIPKYRDLESNLAFRLGEDNKTYELYVDGMLDPHGENGVLTILNNAQPTDSGMFVINTWSSNDDSNAVILAKADMEFL, encoded by the coding sequence ATGAGCTGGCATAAGGTAAACCAGATGAATGATGACGGAGTTTCTGAAATAATAGCAGGAGTCCTGCTTATTGGTCTGACAGTTGTAGGGGTCACGCTGGTCGGTCTCTTATTATTTTCACAACCAGTCGCTGAGGAAGTACCGGTGGTGGATGTTATTGTCTCGAATAACGGGACCACAATTTATTTCCAGAATGTTGGGGGTGACTCTCTTGGTCAGGAAGACTTCACGATATATATAGATGGAAATGCGGTTGCTGCATCTGAACTGGATATTCTGAGCCCCGGTGAATGGCCATGGTCCGTTGGTGAAATAATTGAATATACTGCTGCCGATAGTGTGACTCCTCTGGCTGAACATGTCCGGATTACCTATCCTGAGAATCAGGGAACTCTGCTTCGCCCGTCATATGTTGACGATGTGAGAACCAGTTCACAATTGGCCGATATTACGTCCACACCCCTGCCAACGCTTTCTCCAGGGGGTGTCCCTGCGACTCCCAGTCCCGCTGAGGCAGGTGAGTATGTTGCGGAGTCGGTGTTGAGTGATTCTCAGATCATTGCCGCCTTCAGTACACTGGAAAAGACAGGGACAATACAGGATCGATATCTGAATTTCACGATTGATTCCGAGAATTCAACGATGAATATTCCTGCGGACCAAAGTGTTGGTAGCCTTGCTAATGGTAAGCGAATTTCAATTCGTACAGGTGAAGAAAAAAACGGAAATCGTATGTGTATCACTGGAGTTGGTAATACCTTCTTCGGACTTCGTTTTGAGACAGTTTTTGTTCGGATTGACGATTATGATGTGAACTCCGGTTCGGAGGTTGAAATAAAAAGCGCATGGATTCCAAAGTATAGGGATTTGGAATCAAATCTGGCTTTTAGGCTTGGTGAAGATAACAAGACTTATGAATTATATGTTGATGGAATGCTTGATCCCCATGGGGAGAATGGTGTTCTTACCATACTAAACAATGCCCAACCGACTGACTCTGGTATGTTTGTTATCAATACCTGGAGTTCAAATGACGACTCAAATGCAGTAATTCTTGCCAAAGCAGATATGGAATTTCTGTAA